A window of the Pseudomonas fluorescens genome harbors these coding sequences:
- a CDS encoding mechanosensitive ion channel family protein codes for MEAFKLPLPAMWVEPIWLGVQILLILLAGYFAQRVVARFLTRLGEKYPFPPQLLMPLRGGLRWLIMGSALIFVLERLGVSATVLWTALSGFVAVAAVAFFAMWSVLSNLLCAILIFTVGPFRLGDVVELVDTTDKPGVKGRVVAINLLYTTLIEAEELGTGSAMVQVPNSLFFQRSVRRWRGSDVFPSSGFEK; via the coding sequence ATGGAAGCCTTCAAACTTCCATTGCCGGCGATGTGGGTCGAGCCGATCTGGCTCGGCGTGCAGATTCTGCTGATCCTGCTGGCCGGCTACTTCGCCCAGCGCGTCGTCGCCCGATTCCTGACCCGCCTGGGTGAGAAGTATCCGTTCCCGCCGCAGCTGCTGATGCCGCTGCGCGGCGGTCTGCGCTGGCTGATCATGGGCAGCGCGCTGATCTTCGTGCTGGAACGCCTCGGGGTCTCGGCCACGGTGCTGTGGACTGCGTTGTCGGGCTTCGTCGCGGTAGCGGCGGTGGCGTTCTTCGCGATGTGGAGTGTGCTGTCGAACCTGCTCTGCGCGATTCTGATCTTCACAGTCGGCCCGTTCCGTCTCGGCGATGTGGTCGAACTGGTGGACACCACCGACAAGCCCGGCGTCAAAGGCCGGGTGGTGGCGATCAATCTGCTCTACACCACCTTGATCGAAGCTGAAGAACTCGGTACCGGCAGCGCGATGGTGCAAGTCCCCAACAGCCTGTTCTTCCAGCGCTCGGTGCGACGCTGGCGCGGGTCGGATGTCTTCCCTTCCAGCGGTTTCGAAAAGTGA
- a CDS encoding LysE family transporter, producing the protein MELQTWLAFFAACWVISLSPGAGAIASMSSGLQYGFWRGYWNALGLQIGLAVQIAIVGAGVGAILTASATAFHAIKWFGVAYLVYLAIKQWRALPMDMSDDAAVRPIGKPLALVFRGFLVNISNPKALVFMLAVLPQFINPHAPLLIQYVVIGVTMIAVDLIVMAGYTGLASKVLRLLRTPTQQKRMNRTFAGLFIGAAAFMATLRKAAA; encoded by the coding sequence ATGGAGCTTCAAACATGGCTGGCGTTTTTTGCCGCCTGCTGGGTGATCAGTCTTTCTCCGGGTGCCGGCGCCATTGCGTCGATGTCCAGCGGCTTGCAATACGGTTTCTGGCGCGGCTACTGGAATGCCCTGGGCCTGCAGATCGGCCTGGCTGTGCAGATCGCCATCGTCGGCGCCGGTGTCGGCGCGATCCTCACTGCTTCTGCCACCGCGTTCCATGCGATCAAATGGTTCGGTGTCGCCTACCTGGTTTATCTCGCGATCAAACAATGGCGCGCACTGCCGATGGACATGAGTGACGACGCGGCGGTTCGGCCGATCGGCAAGCCGCTGGCCCTGGTGTTTCGTGGTTTTCTGGTGAACATCAGCAACCCCAAGGCACTGGTGTTCATGCTCGCGGTGCTGCCGCAGTTCATCAATCCGCATGCGCCGCTGTTGATCCAGTATGTGGTGATCGGCGTGACCATGATCGCGGTCGATCTGATCGTCATGGCCGGCTACACCGGTCTGGCGTCGAAGGTGTTGCGCCTGTTGCGTACACCGACCCAGCAGAAACGCATGAACCGCACGTTTGCCGGGCTGTTCATTGGCGCGGCGGCGTTCATGGCGACGTTGCGCAAAGCTGCTGCGTAA